One Archangium violaceum genomic window, CCGCCTCCCGGAGACGCGGGGTCGTTCGAGAGCTCCAGCGAGCGCCACAGGTACCAGCTCGCCACCGAACGCCACGGGCGCCAGCGCTCACCGTACGCCAACAGCTCCTTCGGGCGCGGTAGCTCCTCGAGACCGTACGTGCGCATGAAGCCCTTGCGGATGCCGTAGTCGTCCACCGGCAACACGTCCGGCCGGCCCAGCCGGAACATGAGCAGCATCTCCACCGTCCACTGCCCGATGCCACGCACCTTCGTGAGGTGCTCCACCAGCTCCGTGTCGCTCATGCGCCGCGCCCGGGCCAGCGTGGGCACCTCGCCCTCCAACGCCTTCGTCGCCAGGTCCCTGAGCGCCGCCGTCTTGGCGCCGGACAGCCCCGCCTCGCGCAGGCCCTCCACCGGATGGGCGAGCACCGCCTCCGGAGTGAAACGCCGCCCCTTGCCCACGCGCTCGCAGACGCGCCCGAAGATGGTGGCCGCCGCCTTCCCCGTGAGCTGCTGGTAGACGATGGACTCCGCCAGCGCCAGGAAGGGGCTCTGGATCGAATTGACCTTCATGCGGAAGGGCCCCACCTGCTTCATCAGCGCGCCGAGCGTCGGATCCTTTTTCGCCAGGGCCCTCCGCGCGGCGGGCGTGAAGCCCTCGGGCAGGAGGCGCTCGGCGGGAGGAACGGCATCGGCGGTGGGAAGGACACGAGCGGTCGCTGCGGGCATGTGCCCATCGTGCCACCCACGCGAGCCCCGCGCAGCAACGGATGAGCCCTCTACTTCGACGGCAGCGGCTTGAAGGCAACGCCGTCCAACCCCAGGCGCTGGCAGGCGTCGACGAAGCGCCTGGTACAGACGATCACTCCGGAGAAGTCCTCCAGCCGGAACAGGTCCCGGTCACTGGGAAGCGTGCTGGCATCCAGCAGCAGTTCCTCGGGTAGCGACAGGCCCATGCGATGACAACGCGGGCACGGGGGCTTGCGCTCAGGAGGCAGACAATCCGGGTGCGTACGCCCCACGGGGAGGATTTCCAATTCGAGCAACTCGGGTGACTTGCGTTGGCGGAAGCGCAACTCGGTGCGGCAGCCCTTGAGTCCTCGGAGGCCCTCGGACTGAAGCCGCTCCAGAGCCTCGCGCTGCACCAGGAGCCACCAGCGGTCAAGAGACACGAGCGGCCCGAAGCGGCCCCGAGCATTGCCAACGAGCGGTCCCAAACCCGCCCCGGGCTCCAACAGGGCGCCCGGGGGAAGCAGGAGACGCACCAGTTCACACATCTTTTCGTACTCCTCGATGGGCGAGGCTCGGGCTTCCTCGAAATCCGCAAGGGAGACCACCGGGGTCAAGTCCACCGAGGGGTAGGCTTTGGAGCCCCCACCCCAAGTGGTCCTGCATCCAGGGCAGGTGAGGATGCCTGGAAGCAGCCATTTATGCACAGCGTCAACGTGGCCCGTATATCCCGAGGAGCTGTCTTCCGTAATTCTGAAATGGCGCATCAGTGAGCTCCTCTATTCGCAGGAGTAGGGCACAAACGGGCCATTCACTCCGAATCGCATCATGAGCTCACCCGCGAAGCGCCAGGTCTCATCCGGGGAGGCATCCGGCTTCTCATCCTTGAACCGCCGCCAGGCCGCATTCCACTGACCACCTTCGGGCCCGCCACTATGCAGCCACTGGTGGAAGCTCTTGGGAACGCGAATCGTGAAGGCATGGATATCGATGCCCTTGAGCTTGAACCACATGGCCAGCACTCGCTGCTGAGGGAAGATGTGGTGCTTCTCGAAGGGCTCGCGCGGAGGAGAGAGGCACTGGTGACGGAAGAGCCTGGGCGCGCTCAACTCCCGGGTCTTCCAGTTGTGCCAGGGAATTTCGAAGACGGGGTCCACCCCCGTGGGCACCGCGAGAGGATGTCCCCACCAGCGGCTCGCGCTGGGCCCCTCCACCAGCGGCGCGCGGAACATCGGTGCCGGCGCGGGCGCCGGAACCATCGCCTGCGCCAGCCGCACGGGGTGGGCCTCCGCCTCCACCACGTCCTGGCAACGCCAGATGGCGCACCGCTCCCCATCGCACAGCGGCACCACGCACGTGGCGTCCGCTCGGGCCTCCTCCCATGCAGAGGACACGCCCTCGGGCGCCCCGGCCTCCTCACGCACCACGGGCACGGAGGTGACGCAGGCGTTCAGCAGCACGCCAAGCAGCGCGAGCCCAATTCCGGAGCGCAGGAAGCTCATGCGGCCCATCCTACCGCCAAGGCGCCGCCATTTTCTTTACCTATCCCTACACAACCCGCGCGACCCAGCAACAACCAGACAGAACAGATATCCACGAATTATTAGCCTTGAACGAAAGAACTGCGCGACGCAGGATGCGGGCCATGAAATCGACGCTCGATGATGGATGTGCAGGCCGTCGCATGGATAGAGAGTCATTGCCTCCAGGGTCCGCGTGGCAACGTCCCTGGCTGGGCCGCCTGGCGCTGGCGCCGCTGCTCCTGACCGCCACGGTCCATTGCGGCGCCGGGACGACGTCACACCACACCACCGGCGGCGGCGAGAATGGGTCGCATGCGCAAGCTCCCGGCGTTGGTGGAGCAGACGTTGGACCCGAAGGGGTGGCAGGTGCGCCCCTGGCCCCGGAGTGCTCGCCCGGAACCTCCGGCAATCCCTTCGTGAGCGGCTGGTACGCCGATCCGGATATCAAGTTCTACAACGGCGTGTATTGGGTCTACCCGACGTACTCCGCTCCTTATGATGAGCAGACCTATCTGGACGCCTTCTCCTCCTCCGATCTCATCCACTGGACGAAGCACTCCAAGGTGCTGGACAAGGCGAACGTGTCCTGGGCAACCCGGGCGATCTGGGCTCCGTCGCCCATCTTCCGCAACAACACCTATTATCTGTATTTCGGAGCCAACGACATCCAGAGCAACGGACAGTTGGGCGGTATCGGGGTCGCGAAGTCCAACAACCCCGGTGGCCCCTACGTCGACGCGATCGGCCGCCCCCTGATCAGCACGTTCATCAACGGCGCGCAGCCGATTGATCAAAACGTCTTCATCGACGACGACGGCCAAGCCTACCTCT contains:
- a CDS encoding DNA-3-methyladenine glycosylase family protein is translated as MPAATARVLPTADAVPPAERLLPEGFTPAARRALAKKDPTLGALMKQVGPFRMKVNSIQSPFLALAESIVYQQLTGKAAATIFGRVCERVGKGRRFTPEAVLAHPVEGLREAGLSGAKTAALRDLATKALEGEVPTLARARRMSDTELVEHLTKVRGIGQWTVEMLLMFRLGRPDVLPVDDYGIRKGFMRTYGLEELPRPKELLAYGERWRPWRSVASWYLWRSLELSNDPASPGGGRA
- the sitI6 gene encoding SitI6 family double-CXXCG motif immunity protein encodes the protein MRHFRITEDSSSGYTGHVDAVHKWLLPGILTCPGCRTTWGGGSKAYPSVDLTPVVSLADFEEARASPIEEYEKMCELVRLLLPPGALLEPGAGLGPLVGNARGRFGPLVSLDRWWLLVQREALERLQSEGLRGLKGCRTELRFRQRKSPELLELEILPVGRTHPDCLPPERKPPCPRCHRMGLSLPEELLLDASTLPSDRDLFRLEDFSGVIVCTRRFVDACQRLGLDGVAFKPLPSK
- the sitA6 gene encoding SitA6 family polymorphic toxin lipoprotein, which codes for MSFLRSGIGLALLGVLLNACVTSVPVVREEAGAPEGVSSAWEEARADATCVVPLCDGERCAIWRCQDVVEAEAHPVRLAQAMVPAPAPAPMFRAPLVEGPSASRWWGHPLAVPTGVDPVFEIPWHNWKTRELSAPRLFRHQCLSPPREPFEKHHIFPQQRVLAMWFKLKGIDIHAFTIRVPKSFHQWLHSGGPEGGQWNAAWRRFKDEKPDASPDETWRFAGELMMRFGVNGPFVPYSCE